A single region of the Streptomyces sp. NBC_00236 genome encodes:
- a CDS encoding acetylxylan esterase produces MTSYVHDFPFDPAYGHTLDELRAVPAPPAPDDFADFWRARYDAARQVATDPEIGPLEDERDGVRIHGVTYTSVGGVRLGGWLALPVEAEPVRHGFVIGHGYGGREAPGPDVPLPLPSSAAILPCVRGMGARGLVPGIPDVSARHVLHGIASRDTYVIGDCVADLWCAASALGELVPELTGAGRLGLLGESFGGGLGALALPWDDRFGAAQLTVPTFGNHPLRLTLECAGSGESVRGYHREHPEVVETLRYFDAATAAGFVERPTLVAAALFDPSVPPPGQFAVHNALAGERELLVLPAGHFTYDGLERDVAGLVAARSAFFGKWLG; encoded by the coding sequence ATGACTTCGTACGTGCATGACTTCCCCTTCGATCCGGCCTACGGGCACACCCTCGACGAGCTCAGGGCCGTGCCGGCGCCGCCCGCTCCCGACGACTTCGCGGACTTCTGGCGGGCGCGGTACGACGCGGCCCGCCAGGTCGCCACGGACCCGGAGATAGGGCCGCTGGAGGACGAGCGCGACGGAGTGCGGATCCACGGTGTGACGTACACCTCGGTGGGCGGGGTGCGCCTGGGCGGCTGGCTGGCCCTGCCGGTGGAGGCGGAGCCGGTACGCCACGGGTTCGTCATCGGGCACGGGTACGGGGGGCGGGAGGCGCCCGGGCCCGACGTGCCGCTGCCGCTGCCCTCGTCCGCCGCGATCCTGCCCTGCGTACGGGGGATGGGTGCGCGTGGCCTCGTGCCGGGCATCCCGGACGTCTCGGCGCGGCATGTGCTGCACGGCATCGCGTCGCGCGACACCTACGTCATCGGCGACTGCGTGGCGGACCTGTGGTGCGCGGCCTCCGCGCTCGGGGAGCTGGTGCCGGAGCTCACCGGGGCGGGCCGGCTGGGCCTCCTCGGGGAGAGCTTCGGCGGCGGGCTCGGGGCGCTGGCCCTGCCGTGGGACGACCGGTTCGGTGCGGCGCAGCTGACGGTGCCCACGTTCGGGAACCACCCGCTGCGGCTCACGCTGGAGTGCGCGGGCAGCGGGGAGTCCGTGCGCGGGTATCACCGCGAACACCCCGAGGTGGTGGAAACGCTGCGCTACTTCGACGCCGCGACGGCTGCGGGGTTCGTGGAGCGGCCCACGCTGGTGGCCGCGGCGCTGTTCGACCCGTCCGTGCCGCCGCCGGGCCAGTTCGCCGTGCACAACGCGCTGGCGGGGGAGCGGGAACTGCTGGTGCTGCCGGCGGGGCACTTCACGTACGACGGGCTGGAGCGGGACGTGGCAGGGCTGGTGGCGGCGCGGAGCGCCTTCTTCGGGAAGTGGCTGGGCTAA
- a CDS encoding MarR family winged helix-turn-helix transcriptional regulator yields MRQPSSGTTPADPTAEEVAQQLASVVGRLLRRLRSSSSESLLTPTQRSVLARLEDAGPATTADLARAEFVRPQSMRLTLGALEEQGLIERAPDPADGRKSVVSVTDPGRTTLAEVRAAKRNWLAEAVAAELDGAERRTVAEAATLIERLVGS; encoded by the coding sequence ATGAGGCAACCGTCGTCCGGAACCACGCCCGCCGACCCGACCGCTGAGGAGGTGGCGCAGCAGCTCGCCTCCGTCGTGGGCAGGCTGCTGCGACGGCTGCGTTCCTCGTCGTCGGAGAGTCTGCTCACCCCGACCCAGCGCTCGGTGCTGGCCCGGCTGGAGGACGCGGGCCCGGCCACCACGGCCGATCTGGCCCGCGCCGAGTTCGTACGCCCCCAGTCCATGCGGCTGACCCTGGGCGCCCTGGAGGAGCAGGGGCTCATCGAGCGGGCGCCCGATCCGGCCGACGGCCGCAAGTCGGTCGTGTCGGTGACGGACCCCGGCCGCACCACCCTCGCCGAGGTACGGGCAGCCAAGCGCAACTGGCTCGCCGAGGCCGTCGCCGCCGAACTCGACGGGGCCGAGCGGCGCACCGTCGCCGAGGCCGCGACCCTCATCGAGCGCCTGGTCGGTTCCTGA
- a CDS encoding sugar ABC transporter substrate-binding protein, which translates to MSRTARTASTGIGIAVVLSLGLTACGSSGGEDVAADSKQTLTVWAMGAEGEKLADVAKVYEKANPNITVKVTPVGWDVAHQKLVSAAAAGTMPDVAQMGGSYMGEFSELGVLEPVDTKIFQEKDFFPAGWKQGEVDGQAYGVPWYVDTRVLYYRTDLAEKAGITKAPADWKEMQALATAYQKKADTKWGLSIQPSGLDTVQNFYSFLYSAGGEIVNDKGEAVIDSPEAVRALKEYGSYFDKGLSNKSVQPGYDVVKDFGNGRVPMFFGGPWHVTLLNEGQPQLKGKWAVANVPADKSSTSMAGGSSLVISKDSEHKAAATEFIKYLTDTKGQADWYERTKDLPANTAAWTSGDLADDADLQIFKKQMDTAKSSPSLPNWTEITDKVDQAIAKVTQGKASAEDALKTAQSEIEGLVK; encoded by the coding sequence ATGTCCCGCACCGCCAGAACCGCCTCCACCGGCATCGGTATCGCTGTCGTGCTCTCCCTCGGCCTCACCGCGTGCGGCAGCTCCGGGGGCGAGGACGTCGCCGCGGACAGCAAGCAGACGCTCACCGTCTGGGCCATGGGGGCCGAGGGCGAGAAGCTCGCGGACGTGGCCAAGGTGTACGAGAAGGCCAACCCGAACATCACCGTCAAGGTGACCCCGGTCGGCTGGGACGTCGCCCACCAGAAGCTCGTCTCCGCGGCCGCCGCCGGCACCATGCCGGACGTGGCGCAGATGGGCGGAAGCTACATGGGCGAGTTCTCCGAGCTCGGCGTGCTGGAGCCGGTCGACACCAAGATCTTCCAGGAGAAGGACTTCTTCCCGGCCGGCTGGAAGCAGGGCGAGGTCGACGGCCAGGCGTACGGCGTGCCGTGGTACGTCGACACCCGCGTCCTCTACTACCGCACCGACCTGGCAGAGAAGGCCGGCATCACCAAGGCTCCGGCCGACTGGAAGGAGATGCAGGCCCTCGCGACCGCCTACCAGAAGAAGGCGGACACCAAGTGGGGCCTGTCCATCCAGCCCAGCGGCCTGGACACGGTGCAGAACTTCTACTCCTTCCTGTACTCGGCCGGCGGCGAGATCGTCAACGACAAGGGCGAGGCCGTCATCGACAGCCCCGAGGCCGTCCGGGCGCTCAAGGAGTACGGCTCGTACTTCGACAAGGGGCTCTCCAACAAGTCCGTGCAGCCCGGCTACGACGTCGTGAAGGACTTCGGCAACGGCCGCGTCCCGATGTTCTTCGGCGGTCCCTGGCACGTCACCCTGCTGAACGAGGGCCAGCCGCAGCTCAAGGGCAAGTGGGCGGTGGCCAATGTGCCCGCCGACAAGTCCTCCACCTCCATGGCGGGCGGCTCCTCCCTGGTGATCTCCAAGGACAGCGAGCACAAGGCCGCGGCCACCGAGTTCATCAAGTACCTGACCGACACCAAGGGCCAGGCCGACTGGTACGAGCGCACCAAGGACCTGCCGGCCAACACCGCCGCCTGGACCTCCGGCGACCTCGCCGACGACGCCGACCTGCAGATCTTCAAGAAGCAGATGGACACCGCCAAGTCCTCCCCCTCGCTGCCCAACTGGACCGAGATCACCGACAAGGTCGACCAGGCCATCGCGAAGGTGACCCAGGGCAAGGCGTCCGCCGAGGACGCGCTGAAGACCGCGCAGTCCGAGATCGAAGGCCTCGTGAAGTAG
- a CDS encoding carbohydrate ABC transporter permease, translating into MSATSAPGAVSTAPSKEPGQPGGEKRPRSLKRVLVYVLLSLGLLIMSAPFLWMALSAFKTTNELTASPPVWIPTEWTLDNFRDLLDKLDLPLYFMNSVIVAVLVTVSNLVFCSMLGYALAKLRFAGRNKIFGLVLGALMVPGNLMLLPLFVLMSKMGLIDSYAGLVLPFAAGAFGVFLMRQFMQSIPDELLEAARMDGAGEWYIFWRIVMPLVKPALATLSIFTFLGSWNNFVWPLIATNDPDKYTLPVALATFATDPNKAGGSNGMLMAGSFLIVLPVLVVFIALQRHFTQGIATAGMK; encoded by the coding sequence ATGAGCGCCACCAGTGCACCGGGCGCCGTCTCGACGGCGCCGTCGAAGGAGCCCGGACAGCCGGGCGGGGAGAAGCGACCGCGGTCCCTGAAGCGGGTCCTCGTCTACGTCCTGCTGTCGCTCGGCCTGCTGATCATGTCGGCGCCGTTCCTGTGGATGGCCCTGTCCGCGTTCAAGACCACGAACGAGCTGACCGCGAGCCCGCCGGTCTGGATCCCGACCGAGTGGACCCTGGACAACTTCCGGGACCTGCTCGACAAGCTCGATCTGCCGCTGTACTTCATGAACTCGGTGATCGTCGCGGTGCTGGTCACCGTCTCGAACCTGGTGTTCTGCTCGATGCTCGGGTACGCCCTGGCCAAGCTGAGGTTCGCCGGCCGGAACAAGATCTTCGGCCTGGTGCTCGGCGCCCTCATGGTGCCCGGCAACCTGATGCTGCTGCCGCTGTTCGTGCTGATGAGCAAGATGGGCCTGATCGACTCGTACGCCGGTCTGGTGCTGCCGTTCGCGGCGGGCGCCTTCGGGGTCTTCCTGATGCGGCAGTTCATGCAGTCGATCCCGGACGAGCTGCTGGAAGCGGCCCGGATGGACGGCGCCGGCGAGTGGTACATCTTCTGGCGGATCGTGATGCCGCTGGTGAAGCCCGCCCTGGCGACGCTGTCGATCTTCACGTTCCTGGGCTCCTGGAACAACTTCGTCTGGCCGCTCATCGCGACCAACGACCCCGACAAGTACACCCTCCCGGTCGCCCTGGCGACCTTCGCCACCGACCCGAACAAGGCGGGTGGCTCCAACGGCATGCTGATGGCCGGGTCCTTCCTGATCGTGCTGCCGGTCCTGGTCGTCTTCATCGCGCTCCAGCGGCACTTCACCCAGGGCATCGCCACCGCGGGCATGAAGTAG
- a CDS encoding LacI family DNA-binding transcriptional regulator, with protein MSAPTVYDVAERSGVSIATVSRVYRTPESVRAQTRERVLDAARELGYVPSGNARGLASRTTGVLGLCFPDYADPDAEADAEADSDADDAVMLYSDQIIRGMERAARRHGYALLIAASLEGGPESLVAKVAGRVDGFAVLAQTVPTEDLEVISRRLPVVMLAGPREIDHLDHIVVANADGERELTRHLIEDHGLRRLVFVGGDTDSPDAEARFRGFQDACRDAGLPVPDEPALRTTMMKQAEGALAAETLLDRGGERPEAMLFANDQMAVGALRALARRGVRVPQDMAVTGFDGIPLGRIVQPPLTTVRQPIRRLGEQAVELLVQRLSDTGREPVSLTLPVSVIRRTSCGCG; from the coding sequence GTGAGCGCCCCAACGGTGTACGACGTCGCGGAGCGGTCGGGCGTCTCCATCGCCACGGTTTCGCGGGTCTACCGCACCCCGGAATCCGTGCGCGCCCAGACCCGTGAGCGGGTCCTCGATGCGGCGCGCGAGCTCGGTTACGTACCGAGCGGCAACGCACGAGGACTGGCGAGCCGCACCACCGGAGTGCTCGGCCTGTGCTTCCCCGACTACGCCGACCCGGACGCCGAGGCCGACGCCGAGGCGGACAGCGACGCCGACGACGCGGTGATGCTCTACTCCGACCAGATCATCCGCGGCATGGAGCGCGCGGCCCGGCGGCACGGGTACGCGCTGCTGATCGCCGCGTCACTGGAGGGCGGCCCGGAGAGCCTGGTCGCGAAGGTCGCGGGGCGGGTCGACGGCTTCGCCGTCCTGGCGCAGACCGTGCCGACCGAGGACCTCGAAGTGATATCGCGCCGGCTGCCGGTGGTGATGCTCGCCGGACCTCGCGAGATCGACCACCTCGACCACATCGTCGTCGCCAACGCCGACGGCGAACGTGAGCTGACCCGCCACCTGATCGAGGACCACGGCCTGCGCCGGCTGGTCTTCGTCGGGGGCGACACCGACTCACCGGACGCGGAGGCCCGGTTCCGCGGCTTCCAGGACGCGTGCCGGGACGCCGGGCTGCCGGTGCCGGACGAGCCGGCCCTGCGGACGACGATGATGAAGCAGGCCGAGGGCGCGCTGGCGGCCGAGACGCTGCTGGACCGGGGCGGGGAAAGGCCCGAGGCGATGCTGTTCGCCAACGACCAGATGGCGGTGGGCGCCCTGCGCGCCCTGGCCCGGCGCGGCGTGCGGGTGCCCCAGGACATGGCGGTGACCGGCTTCGACGGGATTCCGCTCGGCCGGATCGTGCAGCCGCCGCTGACGACGGTGCGCCAGCCGATCCGCCGGCTGGGCGAGCAGGCGGTCGAGTTGCTGGTCCAGCGCCTGAGCGACACCGGCCGCGAGCCGGTGTCGCTCACCCTCCCGGTGTCCGTGATCCGCCGGACCAGCTGTGGCTGCGGCTGA
- a CDS encoding succinate dehydrogenase/fumarate reductase iron-sulfur subunit encodes MSSYDARFRVWRGDTEGGGLEDFEVEVNDGEVVLDIIHRIQATQAGDLAVRWNCKAGKCGSCSAEINGRPRLLCMTRMSVFGREETITVTPLRAFPVVRDLVTDVSFNYTKAREIPAFVPPEGVKPGEYRMQQVDVDRSQEFRKCIECFLCQDTCHVVRDHEENKTAFAGPRFLMRVAELDMHPLDAAAESGLDRKATAQEEHGLGLCNITKCCTEVCPEHIKITDNALIPLKERAVDHKYDPLVWLGNKIRRRDAT; translated from the coding sequence GTGAGCAGCTACGACGCACGGTTCAGGGTGTGGCGCGGGGACACCGAAGGCGGCGGCCTGGAGGACTTCGAGGTCGAGGTCAACGACGGCGAGGTCGTCCTCGACATCATCCACCGCATCCAGGCCACCCAGGCGGGCGATCTGGCGGTGCGGTGGAACTGCAAGGCGGGCAAGTGCGGTTCGTGCAGCGCGGAGATCAACGGACGGCCGCGGCTGCTGTGCATGACGCGGATGTCCGTCTTCGGCCGCGAGGAGACGATCACGGTCACCCCGCTGCGGGCCTTCCCGGTGGTGCGCGACCTGGTGACGGACGTGTCGTTCAACTACACCAAGGCGCGCGAGATCCCCGCCTTCGTCCCCCCGGAGGGCGTGAAGCCGGGCGAGTACCGGATGCAGCAGGTCGATGTGGACCGCTCGCAGGAGTTCCGCAAGTGCATCGAGTGCTTCCTGTGCCAGGACACCTGCCATGTGGTGCGCGACCACGAGGAGAACAAGACGGCCTTCGCCGGGCCGCGCTTCCTGATGCGGGTCGCCGAGCTGGACATGCATCCGCTGGACGCCGCCGCCGAGTCCGGACTCGACCGGAAGGCGACGGCGCAGGAGGAGCACGGACTCGGGCTCTGCAACATCACGAAGTGCTGTACGGAGGTGTGCCCCGAGCACATCAAGATCACCGACAACGCGCTGATCCCGCTGAAGGAGCGGGCCGTGGACCACAAGTACGACCCGCTGGTGTGGCTGGGGAACAAGATCCGGCGGCGGGACGCGACGTGA
- a CDS encoding fumarate reductase/succinate dehydrogenase flavoprotein subunit — translation MTELERQQWDVVVVGAGGAGLRAAIEARERGARTAVICKSLFGKAHTVMAEGGIAASMGNVNSGDNWQVHFRDTMRGGKFLNQWRMAELHAKEAPDRVWELETWGALFDRTPEGKISQRNFGGHEYPRLAHVGDRTGLELIRTLQQKIVSLQQEDEREFGDHEARLKVFQECTVTRVLKDGERVSGTFCYERETGRFFVLEAPAVVLATGGIGKSFKVTSNSWEYTGDGHALALLAGAPLLNMEFVQFHPTGMVWPPSVKGILVTESVRGDGGVLRNSEGKRFMFDYVPDVFKEKYAQSEEEGDRWYEDPDHNRRPPELLPRDEVARAINSEVKAGRGSPHGGVFLDVSTRMPAERIRRRLPSMYHQFKELADVDITAEAMEVGPTCHYVMGGIAVDSDTTAALGVPGLFAAGEVAGGMHGSNRLGGNSLSDLLVFGRRAGLHAAGHAAAADAPPVVDEAQIDAAAAEALRPFSAEDLAEGAPTENPYTLHQELQQTMNDLVGIIRRAPEMEQALERLAGLRERAERAGVEGHRQFNPGWHLSLDLRNMLLVSECIARAALERTESRGGHTREDCPTMERSWRPVNLLCRPADEQGPASGRIDLVRKVTEPIRPDLLSLFEKEELVKYLADEELEE, via the coding sequence ATGACTGAGCTCGAACGACAGCAGTGGGACGTCGTCGTGGTCGGTGCCGGAGGCGCCGGGCTGCGCGCCGCGATCGAGGCCCGGGAGCGCGGGGCCCGTACGGCCGTCATCTGCAAATCGCTCTTCGGCAAGGCGCACACGGTCATGGCGGAGGGCGGGATCGCCGCCTCCATGGGCAATGTGAACTCCGGCGACAACTGGCAGGTGCACTTCCGCGACACCATGCGCGGCGGAAAGTTCCTCAACCAGTGGCGGATGGCGGAGCTGCACGCCAAGGAGGCGCCCGACCGGGTGTGGGAACTGGAGACCTGGGGCGCCCTCTTCGACCGCACCCCCGAGGGGAAGATCTCCCAGCGCAACTTCGGCGGCCACGAGTACCCGCGCCTGGCCCATGTCGGGGACCGTACCGGCCTCGAACTGATCCGCACCCTCCAGCAGAAGATCGTCTCCCTCCAGCAGGAGGACGAACGCGAGTTCGGTGATCACGAGGCGCGGTTGAAGGTCTTCCAGGAGTGCACCGTGACCCGCGTCCTGAAGGACGGGGAGAGGGTCTCGGGCACCTTCTGCTACGAGCGCGAGACCGGCCGCTTCTTCGTGCTGGAGGCGCCCGCGGTCGTCCTCGCCACCGGCGGGATCGGCAAGTCCTTCAAGGTGACGTCGAACTCCTGGGAGTACACCGGCGACGGCCACGCGCTGGCTCTGCTGGCCGGCGCTCCCCTGCTGAACATGGAGTTCGTGCAGTTCCACCCCACCGGCATGGTCTGGCCGCCCTCGGTCAAGGGCATCCTCGTCACCGAGTCGGTGCGCGGGGACGGCGGGGTGCTGCGCAACTCCGAGGGCAAGCGGTTCATGTTCGACTACGTCCCCGACGTGTTCAAGGAGAAGTACGCGCAGTCGGAGGAGGAGGGCGACCGCTGGTACGAGGACCCGGACCACAACCGCCGCCCGCCCGAGCTGCTGCCGCGCGACGAGGTCGCCCGCGCCATCAACTCGGAGGTGAAGGCGGGCCGCGGCTCGCCGCACGGCGGGGTGTTCCTGGACGTGTCGACCCGAATGCCCGCGGAACGGATCCGGCGCCGGCTGCCGTCGATGTACCACCAGTTCAAGGAGCTGGCGGACGTCGACATCACGGCCGAGGCGATGGAGGTCGGCCCGACCTGCCACTACGTGATGGGCGGCATAGCCGTCGACTCCGACACCACCGCGGCCCTGGGCGTGCCCGGTCTGTTCGCGGCGGGCGAGGTCGCCGGCGGCATGCACGGCTCCAACCGGCTCGGCGGGAACTCCCTCTCCGACCTGCTGGTCTTCGGCCGGCGGGCGGGGCTGCACGCAGCCGGCCACGCCGCGGCCGCCGACGCCCCGCCGGTCGTCGACGAGGCGCAGATCGACGCCGCAGCCGCGGAGGCCCTGCGTCCGTTCAGCGCGGAGGACCTCGCCGAGGGCGCGCCGACGGAGAATCCGTACACCCTGCACCAGGAACTGCAGCAGACGATGAACGACCTGGTCGGCATCATCCGGCGGGCCCCCGAGATGGAACAGGCCCTGGAGAGGCTGGCCGGACTGCGCGAGCGGGCCGAGCGGGCCGGCGTCGAGGGGCACCGGCAGTTCAACCCCGGCTGGCACCTCTCCCTGGACCTGCGCAACATGCTGCTGGTCAGCGAGTGCATCGCGCGGGCGGCCCTGGAGCGCACCGAGAGCCGCGGCGGCCACACCCGCGAGGACTGCCCGACGATGGAACGGTCCTGGCGCCCGGTCAACCTCCTGTGCCGGCCGGCGGACGAGCAGGGCCCCGCGAGCGGCCGGATCGATCTCGTACGCAAGGTGACCGAACCCATCCGTCCGGATCTGCTCTCCCTCTTCGAGAAGGAGGAGCTGGTCAAGTACCTCGCCGATGAGGAGCTCGAAGAGTGA
- a CDS encoding carbohydrate ABC transporter permease — translation MSTTTGKAAQPAKVQAGPGTAASPAAGPKGSRSRRKPSMGVQNMAGWLFSTPFLVLFLVFMAVPIIATLVMSFTDFGLRNVTHPLDANFIGFENYTKLFSDEKFLKSLFNTAYFVVIGVPLTIFLGLVVAVLLNNGIDRARTFFRVGFYAPVVTTIVAVAVVWRFVLDPSDGLVAGLFSEVGLTAPDFLGSEKLAMPSMIAMAVWRNLGTVMVLFIAGLQAIPTEVREAARLDGANIWQEFKGITVPLLRPTLLYATVITTIGYLNVFEEPFVMTQGGPSDSTLTVSLNMYREGFNFFHMGYASAMAYVLFVVIMGITVLQLRLLKDNTK, via the coding sequence ATGAGCACCACGACCGGAAAGGCCGCACAGCCGGCCAAGGTGCAGGCCGGGCCGGGGACCGCCGCGTCCCCGGCCGCCGGGCCGAAGGGCTCGCGAAGCCGCAGGAAGCCCTCGATGGGCGTGCAGAACATGGCCGGCTGGCTGTTCTCCACTCCCTTCCTGGTGCTCTTCCTCGTCTTCATGGCCGTCCCGATCATCGCCACGCTGGTGATGAGCTTCACGGACTTCGGGCTGCGCAACGTGACGCATCCGCTGGACGCGAACTTCATCGGCTTCGAGAACTACACCAAGCTGTTCAGCGACGAGAAGTTCCTCAAGTCGCTTTTCAACACGGCGTACTTCGTGGTCATCGGCGTGCCGCTGACGATCTTCCTCGGGCTGGTCGTCGCCGTCCTGCTGAACAACGGCATCGACCGGGCCCGGACCTTCTTCCGCGTCGGCTTCTACGCCCCGGTCGTCACCACCATCGTCGCGGTCGCCGTCGTCTGGCGGTTCGTCCTCGATCCGAGCGACGGTCTCGTCGCGGGCCTCTTCTCCGAAGTGGGCCTCACCGCGCCGGACTTCCTCGGCTCCGAGAAGCTGGCCATGCCCTCGATGATCGCGATGGCGGTCTGGCGGAACCTGGGCACGGTCATGGTGCTCTTCATCGCCGGCCTGCAGGCCATCCCCACCGAGGTGCGGGAGGCAGCACGGCTGGACGGCGCGAACATCTGGCAGGAGTTCAAGGGCATCACGGTCCCGCTGCTGCGGCCCACGCTGCTCTACGCCACGGTGATCACCACCATCGGCTACCTCAACGTCTTCGAGGAACCCTTCGTGATGACGCAGGGCGGCCCCTCGGACTCGACGCTCACCGTCTCGCTGAACATGTACCGCGAGGGCTTCAACTTCTTCCACATGGGCTATGCGAGCGCCATGGCGTATGTCCTCTTCGTAGTGATCATGGGCATCACGGTGCTGCAGCTCCGACTGCTGAAGGACAACACGAAATGA
- a CDS encoding isochorismatase family protein: MSATTLDPKTALIVVDLQKGIVGLPTAHPAAEVVARAATLADAFRAKGLPVVLVRVTGGAPGRTEGPARSGQPAADWAEIVPELGPAKGDIVVTKQQWGAFYGTDLDLQLRRRGVTQVVVAGIATSIGVESTARSAHEHGYHVTVATDAVTDMSAEAHDNSVERIFPRLGETDTTDAIVKLLG; the protein is encoded by the coding sequence ATGAGCGCCACCACCCTCGACCCGAAGACCGCGTTGATCGTCGTCGACCTCCAGAAGGGCATCGTCGGCCTGCCGACCGCCCACCCCGCCGCCGAGGTGGTCGCCCGCGCCGCGACCCTTGCCGACGCCTTCCGCGCCAAGGGCCTCCCGGTCGTCCTGGTCCGCGTCACCGGCGGAGCCCCCGGCCGTACGGAGGGCCCCGCACGGTCCGGGCAGCCGGCCGCCGACTGGGCCGAGATCGTGCCCGAACTCGGCCCGGCCAAGGGCGACATCGTCGTCACCAAGCAGCAGTGGGGCGCCTTCTACGGCACCGACCTCGACCTGCAGCTGCGCCGCCGCGGCGTCACCCAGGTCGTGGTGGCCGGCATCGCGACCAGCATCGGCGTCGAGTCCACCGCCCGCTCGGCGCACGAGCACGGCTACCACGTCACCGTCGCCACGGACGCGGTGACCGACATGAGCGCCGAGGCCCACGACAACAGCGTCGAGCGGATCTTCCCCCGCCTCGGCGAGACGGACACCACCGACGCGATCGTCAAGCTGCTCGGCTGA